The sequence CGCGCGTCGCCACCTCGGCCCGGGGGTCGTCGGCCTCGCCGGCCAGGGCTTCCAGGTTCCCCTCGCGCCGGTACTGCTCGACGCGGGCCGTGGCCGGATCGCGCGACGCCGGTCCGCCTCCGAGCGGCTCCTTCCGCGTCGCGCGCCAGACGACGAGCGTGGCCAGCACGCCGGCGATAATCAGCAGCACCGCAAACCTGACGCCGCGAAACGCCATTTTGCGTCCTCCGTCCTTTGCCCCACGTCGGCCGCTCGCCGCCCTGGCACGGCTACGGCTCGCGGTCGAGTCCCGGCGCGCCGGGACTCGCCCTGCCAGGGTGCCGTGGCTGGCAGGCCCTGTAGTGTCATACTACAGGGCAGGCGACTCGACTGGGCGAGCGGCGGCGCCGCCCCGGCGGCTAGTGCTACTTTGTCAACTTCGCGCCACCGAGAGAGAGGATAGCGCGGCGGGTCTCCCCTGGCACGGCAGGCGTGCCGTGGCCTGACGGCTGACCCGCCGCAAAAACCGCGTTTTCGCCCGCACCAAGGCGGCCGTTTGATAGCGCGGCGGGTCTCCCGACCCACCGCGCAAAATATATGTCGGACCGCTTAGCGGTTCAAGGCATCCACCATTTCCTCGCGGCCGTCAGCGTAATCGGGTTGAGGTCGGCCGGCCGCTCGGGCCGGACCGACCCGTCCGAAAACAGGATGTTCGCCTGCCCGAAGTGGCGGGCGAAGACGGGGACGCCGTCGCGGTCGGGGTCCCACTTTTCGTCGGCCCAAGCGTCGGTGGTCTTCGCTTCAAGTTTCAGATAGTCCATGACGAGAATCTTTCCGCCGGCGCCGCCGACGCCACGGATGAGTTTCCCGCCCGTAATCTTGTCGATGGCGTACTCGTTCATGCCGTAACTCGCGTCCATCGCCACCCCCCCCAAGGTGATCGTCCTGTCCAGGGAAAAGTCCCAGTAGTTGCTTCCGGTGGTGAAGAGGACCTCGCCCGTCAACTTGTCCATGAGGGCGTTTTCCGTCCAGATGGTGTAGCCGGAGATGCACTCCAGTTTGACCTCCCCGGCGACTTCATTGACCGTCACCTGGGTCATGACGTCCTTAAAGTCATTGTCGCCGCCGTGGTCCTCCATGCAGAGCCAGTAAACGTCCGGCGTGCCGTCGGGGACGTAAGTGGTGAACTCGGGGTGCAACGTGTTGATGTTGTCGGCCTCGCCGGCGTT is a genomic window of Planctomycetota bacterium containing:
- a CDS encoding prepilin-type N-terminal cleavage/methylation domain-containing protein, producing MARSRRKSKTPSDRGAFTLVELLVVIVILSLLMAMLISSLRGVWSRYNMTRCQSNLFHIYQAFRLRAADEAMGVKQAYAVAAWTTVLAPYLENDASQFRCMETSAAGATPIPSITELVELRMHGPGGYIQQLEPGPWMLKLSVTQYNTARGMNLLSNAGEADNINTLHPEFTTYVPDGTPDVYWLCMEDHGGDNDFKDVMTQVTVNEVAGEVKLECISGYTIWTENALMDKLTGEVLFTTGSNYWDFSLDRTITLGGVAMDASYGMNEYAIDKITGGKLIRGVGGAGGKILVMDYLKLEAKTTDAWADEKWDPDRDGVPVFARHFGQANILFSDGSVRPERPADLNPITLTAARKWWMP